The following proteins come from a genomic window of Papilio machaon chromosome 7, ilPapMach1.1, whole genome shotgun sequence:
- the LOC106714970 gene encoding protein expanded, with amino-acid sequence MRALCSVRGPLGEGGERALAAGARLLALRTPAHPQPLHFVVEAKARVKQLKTLADSHVQLQGMIDTELFGLAIMQNGEYLFVDVESKLSKYAPKSWRSSHTHGLDANGKPLLELHLVVQFHVESPLLLHDEVGRHLYFLQLLHNLRTRDGLPTEVVLLLIGLALQAKYGDAEAYDDRDYFKLEDYAPSSLTGDWVSAAVRGCHQEHKGLSKSAAETRFIREICLLSDTINSHRYRLKQTKTESEPGTVWLLVTAKGIKILPESGPVSNFIWSSIGKLSFDRKKFEIRTERGKITLYSSSEEKCKYLFALCKETHQFSMKISSKLNEILRREEEERKICYGYSKTLNFQFCQNKSEQRISLISSTSSNTTSGIVSDRVQSEDELEIMIDSPPAPSTESLAFAHLLDCSNSYLIRKMPQDNQPLKKTSSLQLQKAKMRVKKTKDEGECSFNNEVTLERPNSTCQDENNSLNDQSPNETLLDSPVSGKIKCPGSQCSSSCSTVIMNRAGLSTLSRASNGSSLELSFNHTAQNSMISDNSAEGIDVEYSQDTASALYDGLGQPATIAASSETSGVYTMGSSELTTRSKTYTMSEDCRTEYGSSHYDSYKTPKENDLADFDSVSSILKNKSERNMMTSNTLRLQASLSNTDCVDGVNTFCNQDHVDKDSLYRERANSNVSATSFHGDGSDPTDNKRNLLSASELSDLIVGRGVYPKNQSVSDTFDSVSDYVRLPLPFSGDSYLQGHEDTAPSDDNYLNNAFFDRPPTPPTRIDSRKSQNLSLPNILEIDGNLPIPQRFPEKPPPPYEYNHKTLSSYNTDTKPPPAYPGTTGITRKQKVDKEEVAARVVTSKPMITVLKAEAGEVNTSSERTFASPMVLEHRFQKSKRHQASSRRAERSKLAQGVTNSLSPSREIPLHGVDSNVFVAMMKLPPPPPPPRHNRLPPPPPAARLPPPPPPLNPVFHQQLYSDVDYVYYPIQDPAVSQQNYLDHKFTESRLSNMHKSNIQYRSTPYLSTSLSASSTYGSIQNLSDSYIQTPGVRTSWYSMTSRTSLSSHSMNFERPPLPPSIPDIATFSRTKSQENILSVKDPPPVKLRRMPPPPPPPYEYKKKLPTQLREAKIPNYNVTINSDVKLSKNRDSNCDLDIKTLREKSKNLDLPLIAALCNDRSLLKQTKAFGAPKLIKQTGSDCESELNSAKPIQHTTDTVDLKNKQEINTRRPVPIPGTQKKIVMRNPTDKLPALPGAETHTPRALSNTYVMHPNVAVKSKKIQPNV; translated from the exons ATGCGCGCTCTGTGTTCGGTTCGCGGGCCGCTCGGGGAGGGCGGGGAGCGCGCGCTCGCGGCCGGCGCGCGCCTGCTGGCCCTGCGCACGCCCGCACACCCGCAGCCGCTGCACTTCGTCGTCGAGGCGAAAGCCAGAGTCAAACAGCTCAAAACGCTGGCCGATTCTCATGTACAGCTACAGGGCATGATCGACACCGAACTCTTTGGATTAGCAATTATGCAaa ATGGCGAGTATCTGTTTGTTGATGTGGAAAGCAAACTATCGAAATACGCACCAAAGAGTTGGAGATCATCTCATACACAT GGCTTGGACGCAAATGGAAAACCATTGCTTGAGCTCCACCTAGTCGTACAGTTTCATGTAGAAAGTCCACTTTTGTTGCACGATGAAGTTGGCcgacatttatattttctacaatTGCTACACAATTTACGAACAAGAGACGGATTGCCAACCGAGGTTGTGCTATTACTTATTGGTCTAGCTCTTCAAGCGAAATACGGAGATGCTGAAGCATACGACGACCGGGATTACTTCAAATTGGAAGACTATGCACCTTCTTCGCTTACGGGAGATTGGGTAAGCGCAGCTGTACGTGGATGTCATCAGGAACACAAAGGTTTATCGAAATCAGCTGCAGAAACCAGATTTATACGCGAAATATGCCTACTTTCAGATACAATAAACTCTCATAGGTATCGTTTGAAACAAACGAAAACAGAATCAGAACCAGGGACAGTCTGGCTTTTAGTTACCgcaaaaggaataaaaatattacctgaAAGTGGACcagtatcaaatttcatttggAGCTCGATAGGTAAATTAAGTTTTGATAgaaagaaatttgaaattcgCACTGAACGAggaaaaattacattgtattCTTCAAGcgaagaaaaatgtaaatatttgtttgctCTATGTAAAGAGACTCACCAATTCTCGATGAAAATTTCTTCAAAACTCAATGAGATTTTGAGACGTGAAGAAGAAGAACGTAAAATTTGTTACGGCTATTCCAAAACGCTCAATTTCCAGTTTTGTCAGAACAAAAGTGAACAAAGGATATCCTTGATATCTTCTACTAGTTCAAACACAACATCGGGAATTGTCAGCGACAGAGTCCAATCGGAGGACGAGCTAGAAATTATGATAGACTCACCCCCAGCACCTTCGACGGAGAGTTTAGCGTTCGCTCATTTATTAGACTGCTCAAATTCATACCTTATACGAAAAATGCCCCAAGATAAtcaacctttaaaaaaaacatcatctttacaattacaaaaagcTAAAATGCGAGTGAAAAAAACGAAAGACGAAGGAGAGTGCTCTTTTAACAATGAAGTTACGCTGGAAAGGCCAAATTCCACTTGTCAAGACGAAAATAATTCTTTGAATGATCAAAGCCCAAATGAAACTTTATTAGACAGCCCTGTTTCTGGAAAGATTAAATGTCCCGGATCCCAATGTTCATCTTCTTGTAGCACGGTTATAATGAATCGAGCGGGTCTCAGCACCCTAAGCAGAGCATCCAATGGAAGCAGCTTGgaattaagttttaatcaTACAGCTCAGAATTCAATGATTAGTGACAACAGTGCAGAAGGAATTGATGTGGAGTATTCTCAAGACACAGCATCAGCTCTTTATGATGGTTTAGGGCAACCCGCAACAATTGCTGCCTCTAGTGAAACCAGTGGAGTATACACTATGGGTAGTTCAGAACTCACAACAAGATCGAAAACGTACACAATGTCTGAGGACTGTAGAACTGAATACGGAAGTTCACACTACGACAGCTACAAGACACCTAAAGAAAATGATCTCGCCGATTTCGATAGTGTTTCTtcaatcttaaaaaataaatctgagAGAAACATGATGACGTCTAATACTCTGAGGCTTCAAGCTTCATTATCAAATACTGATTGTGTCGACGGTGTCAACACTTTTTGCAATCAAGACCATGTTGACAAAGACAGTTTGTATCGAGAACGTGCAAATTCTAACGTTAGTGCTACTTCTTTTCATGGTGATGGTAGTGACCCAACGGATAATAAACGTAATTTACTAAGTGCAAGTGAGTTAAGCGATCTCATAGTAGGGCGAGGTGTCTACCCAAAAAATCAATCCGTAAGTGACACATTTGATTCTGTGTCGGACTATGTCAGATTGCCTTTACCGTTTTCTGGTGATAGTTACCTTCAAGGACACGAAGATACAGCTCCTTCAGATGACAACTATCTTAATAATGCATTTTTCGATAGACCTCCAACGCCGCCGACAAGAATCGATAGCCGTAAGTCGCAAAATCTATCCCTaccaaatattttagaaatcgATGGAAACTTGCCAATCCCACAACGCTTTCCCGAAAAACCGCCGCCTCCTTATGAATACAATCACAAAACCCTTTCTTCGTACAATACAGACACTAAGCCTCCACCCGCTTATCCTGGAACGACCGGTATAACTAGAAAACAAAAAGTCGACAAAGAAGAAGTGGCAGCTAGAGTTGTGACTTCTAAACCGATGATAACAGTTCTAAAGGCGGAGGCGGGTGAAGTAAATACTTCTAGCGAACGGACATTTGCAAGTCCTATGGTCTTAGAACATAGATTCCAGAAATCAAAAAGACATCAAGCTTCTAGTCGTAGAGCCGAAAGGTCGAAATTAGCTCAAGGTGTAACCAATAGTTTGTCACCATCGCGAGAAATACCACTGCACGGAGTAGATTCAAACGTATTTGTAGCAATGATGAAACTCCCCCCACCCCCACCGCCTCCAAGGCACAATCGCCTTcctccgccgccgcccgccgcacGCCTACCGCCTCCACCTCCGCCGCTAAATCCAGTCTTTCATCAACAACTGTACAGTGACGTAGATTACGTTTACTACCCAATTCAGGATCCTGCAGTATCTCAACAAAATTACCTTGATCATAAATTTACAGAATCCCGATTATCGAACATGCATAAAAGTAACATACAATATCGTAGTACACCATATCTATCGACTTCTCTATCTGCCTCGTCCACTTATGGATCGATACAAAATCTATCCGattcatacatccaaacacCGGGTGTGCGAACTAGTTGGTACTCGATGACGAGCAGGACATCGCTAAGTTCCCATTCTATGAATTTCGAGAGGCCGCCTTTACCGCCGAGTATTCCAGATATCGCTACTTTTTCCAGAACTAAATCCCAAGAAAACATTTTGAGTGTCAAGGATCCACCACCGGTGAAACTAAGACGCATgccaccgccgccgccaccgccgTACGAATACAAGAAGAAGTTGCCCACGCAACTAAGAGAAGCAAAAATTCCGAATTATAATGTTACTATTAATAGCGATGTAAAACTCTCTAAAAATAGAGATTCTAATTGtgatttagatataaaaacacTTAGGGAAAAAAGCAAAAACTTAGATTTGCCTTTAATAGCGGCTTTATGCAACGATCGTTCGTTATTAAAGCAAACGAAAGCTTTTGGTGCTCCAAAGTTGATTAAACAAACAGGTAGTGACTGTGAAAGTGAACTAAATAGTGCCAAGCCTATTCAACACACCACCGATACAGTAGATCTTAagaataaacaagaaataaatactaGAAGACCCGTACCCATACCAGGGActcagaaaaaaattgtaatgcgTAATCCAACTGACAAACTTCCAGCATTGCCCGGTGCTGAAACTCATACACCTAGAGCTTTGTCTAATACATACGTAATGCATCCGAATGTCGCcgttaaaagcaaaaaaatacaGCCTAATGTGTGA
- the LOC106714834 gene encoding alpha-amylase 3, translating into MNDLPETSCSNEATDLETIDYLRGVKSSTCLLLPMTPSPTPLDFKHPLSEEMNEGQFLNITEDSKISSAMQNSDASAGDSSSSGDSNSVVQDPVSAQLINNISMLDYQTLSKNGDLIVGQPEGCKINGNLNVNNRKLPNFVNWNWVIIRKVLLWVVLSGLVACLGAIIAMVITIPKSCDPDLPWHQGKVFYEVFPASFKDSNDDGFGDLKGLIKKLDYIKDLGCNTVRLNYIFEAQDYPENYNHATYLLKVDRSLGVLKDFQDLVKAIHDKEMYIILDIPVLSMVASTENKNTNHSSVLTNDTSVGYSDMSAAIKFWSQGQNVDGFYLKNLENFVDDVNFAKSLQIWKHIIGSGKILIASEKALELTKGDDLTVFLNRIDLIDVYLDLNEGVKGLKNHIDKVVFGTLRAKAHYPWILWNVGNVNSERVSSRFSNNTLALTALEMSLPGTISLFYGDEIGLKGLSKNEVEKDFHEYNKIHNLVSMSFTGNNESAAILPWNSKPISGPRYHYFNIIKKFIEIRLKTPTIYLRAIFKDGSAARNMKIRITEENLFIIERWFPRRNSCVFIGNFGGKSISTDLSSMFYSGTIMASTNSSFVGQVLYFENVTFSPNSAMILKLGK; encoded by the exons ATGAACGATTTGCCCGAGACCAGCTGCAGCAATGAAGCAACTGATTTGGAAACCATCGATTACCTTAGAGGTGTAAAATCATCAACTTGCTTGTTGTTGCCCATGACTCCAAGTCCCACCCCTTTAGACTTTAAGCATCCTCTTTCAGAAGAAATGAATGAAGGACAATTCCTTAATATAACAGAAGATTCCAAGATTAGCAGTGCAATGCAAAATTCAG ATGCTTCTGCAGGTGATTCTAGCTCATCTGGAGACTCTAATTCTGTGGTTCAAGACCCTGTTAGTGCACAGTTAATAAACAACATTAGCATGTTGGATTACCAAACCCTTAGTAAGAATGGTGATCTTATTGTTGGACaa cCTGAAGGTTGTAAAATCAATGGCAACCTGAATGTAAACAACAGAAAATTACCAAACTTTGTGAATTGGAACTGGGttattattagaaaagtaTTACTGTGGGTAGTTCTCTCAGGACTTGTGGCTTGTTTAGGGGCAATTATAGCTATGGTCATTACCATACCTAAGTCGTGTGATCCAGATTTGCCATGGCATCAAGgtaaagttttttatgaaGTATTTCCAGCTAGTTTCAAAGATTCAAATGATGATGGATTTGGTGATTTAAAAGGTCTAATAAAGAAACTTGATTATATCAAAGATCTAGGGTGTAATACAGTTAGacttaattacatatttgaaGCTCAAGATTACCCCGAAAATTATAATCATGCAACCTACTTACTTAAAGTCGATAGAAGTTTGGGTGTTCTAAAAGATTTTCAAGATCTAGTAAAAGCAATACATGATAAAGAAATGTACATCATTTTAGATATCCCAGTATTAAGTATGGTTGCATctacagaaaataaaaatactaatcatTCTTCAGTGTTGACAAATGATACATCAGTAGGCTATAGTGACATGTCTGCTGCTATTAAGTTTTGGTCCCAAGGACAAAATGTGGATggattttacttaaaaaatctgGAAAACTTTGTTGATGATGTGAATTTTGCAAAGTCACTGCAGATTTGGAAGCATATTATTGGAAGTGGTAAAATATTGATTGCTAGTGAAAAAGCTTTAGAGCTAACTAAAGGTGATGATCTTACAGTTTTCCTTAATAGAATAGACcttattgatgtttatttagatttaaatgaaGGTGTTAAAGGCCTGAAAAACCATATTGATAAAGTTGTCTTTGGAACTTTAAGGGCTAAAGCACATTATCCATGGATTCTGTGGAATGTTGGTAATGTTAACAGTGAAAGGGTTTCTTCCCGATTTTCCAATAATACTCTAGCTTTAACTGCTCTCGAAATGTCATTACCTGGTACTATAAGTTTGTTCTATGGCGATGAAATAGGTCTGAAAGGTTTATCTAAAAATGAAGTTGAAAAAGATTTTCatgaatataacaaaattcataatttagtAAGTATGAGTTTTACTGGCAATAATGAAAGTGCAGCCATTTTACCATGGAATTCAAAACCTATATCTGGACCTagatatcattattttaacattataaagaaatttattgaaattagatTGAAGACACCGACAATTTATTTGAGagctatttttaaagatgGCAGTGCAGCTAGGAATATGAAAATTCGTATAACTGaagaaaatttgtttattattgaaCGTTGGTTTCCACGGCGCAACAGTTGCGTTTTTATTGGAAACTTTGGTGGTAAGTCAATTTCAACAGATCTGTCATCAATGTTTTACAGTGGCACCATCATGGCCAGCACAAACAGTTCCTTTGTTGGACAAGTTCTGTACtttgaaaatgttacattttcacCAAATTCtgcaatgattttaaaattaggaaagtga